GACACCCCGATCGACGACGAACTCGACGGCGATCTGCTGCAGTACTCGTCGGGCACCACGGGCAGGCCCAAGGGCATCAAGCGGGAACTGCCGCACGTGCATCCGTCGCAGAACCCGGGCATGATGGCGGCCCTGGTCGGTTTCTGGATGCACCCGAACGCGGTGTACCTGTCGCCCGCGCCGCTGTACCACACGGCACCGTCGGTGTGGTCCATGCAGGTTCAGGCCGCGGGCATCACCACCGTGGTGATGGAGAAGTTCGACGCCGAAGGCTGCCTCGACGCGATCCAGAAGCATCGCGTGACGCATGGGCAGTTCGTGCCTGCGATGTTCACCCGCATGCTGAAACTGCCTGAGTCCGTGCGCAAGTCGTACGATCTGACCAGCCTGGAGCGGATCATGCACGCCGCGGCGCCGTGCCCGATCGAGATCAAGAAGCAGATGATCGACTGGTGGGGCCCGATCGTCGACGAGTACTACGCGTCCTCGGAGGCCATCGGCGCCACGCTGATCACCGCCGAGGAGTGGTTGAAGCACCCCGGCTCGGTCGGCAGGGCGCTCACCAGCGTGGTGCATGTGCTCGACGAGGACGGCAACGAACAGCCGCCAGGCAGGCCCGGCGAGATCTACTTCGAGGGCGGCCAGGATTTCGAGTACCTCAACGACGCCGAGAAGACCGCGTCCTCACGCGACAAGCGCGGCTGGAAAACCGTGGGCGACATCGGATATCTCGACGAGGAGGGCTACCTCTACCTCACCGACCGCCGCCACCACATGATCATCTCCGGCGGGGTGAACATCTACCCGCAGGAGGCCGAGAACCTGCTCGTCACGCACCCGTTGGTGATGGACGCCGCGGTGTTCGGCATCCCGGACGACGAGATGGGCCAGAGCGTGAAGGGTGTCGTGCAGACGGTCGACCCCGCCGACGCCACACCGGAATTCGCCGAGGAACTGCTCGGCTGGCTGCGGGACCGGCTCGCGCACTACAAATGCCCGCGGTCGATCTCGTTCGAGCCGCAGCTGCCGCGCACCGACACCGGCAAGTTGTACAAGCAGGAGCTCATCGCGAAGTATTCGTGATGTGATCGAACTGCCTGGCGGCATCCGGATCGGGCTGGACACCGACGATCTCGACGATGCGACGTTCACGCTGAGCGAGTCCACCGGCGACGACCGCAGGGTCGTCGCGGTGGACTCGATCGCGGACACCCTCGCCCTGCTGACCGAGCGCTGCGGACACTGGCCGCAGACCGCGGCGGTGTGCGACGACGTGCTGCGCAGTGTCGACCCGGCAGCCTCGACGTTGCGCGGGGTGATCACCGAATCCCTGGCGTACTCCACCCTGCAGGCCGGTGCGGAGTTCGCGCGCTGGCTCGACGAACGCGGTCCGGCGACGGCGCCGCACCTGCCCGATCCGGTGCGGGCCCACCGCGACGGCAACACGCTGTACGTGCGGTTCAACCGCCCGCAGCGGCACAACGCGTTCTCCACCGATGCCAGGGCCGCCCTGTTGGAGGCGCTGGAGGTGGCGCGGCTGGATCCGTCGGTCGACGAGGTGATCCTCGGCGGCAACGGCCGAAGTTTCTGCAGCGGTGGTGATCTCGCCGAGTTCGGTTCGTTCGCCGATCCGGTCAGCGCGCATCTGGCCCGGACCAGACACTCTCCGGCGTTGGTGCTCGACGAGTTGACCGCCCGCCTCGGTAGACGGTGCCGCGCGCAGGTGCACGGGCAGGTGCTGGGCAGCGGACTGGAGATGGCGTGCTACTGCGGGTGGGTGAGCTGTGATCCGGACGCGACGCTGGGCCTGCCGGAGTTGACGCTCGGCCTGATTCCCGGCGCGGGTGGCACCGTGAGCATCACCCGCCGGATCGGCCGTTGGCGCATGGCGTATCTGGTGCTGACCGGCCGCACGATCGACCCCACGACGGCACTGTCGTGGGGTCTGGTCGACGAGATCGTCAGCGTTGCCGCGCCGGCCTGACGATCACCTCGTTGACGTCGACATCGG
This region of Mycolicibacterium goodii genomic DNA includes:
- the fadD4 gene encoding fatty-acid--CoA ligase FadD4; its protein translation is MQIREHIGTNKPAVILHPSGTVVTFDELEARANRLAHHFRAQGLREGDVVAILMENNEHIHAVMWAARRSGLYYVPISTHLTAAEAAYIVDNSGAKAIVGSAALRETLAGLGAELPGGLPDTLLIADGDLDGWLRYPQAVADQPDTPIDDELDGDLLQYSSGTTGRPKGIKRELPHVHPSQNPGMMAALVGFWMHPNAVYLSPAPLYHTAPSVWSMQVQAAGITTVVMEKFDAEGCLDAIQKHRVTHGQFVPAMFTRMLKLPESVRKSYDLTSLERIMHAAAPCPIEIKKQMIDWWGPIVDEYYASSEAIGATLITAEEWLKHPGSVGRALTSVVHVLDEDGNEQPPGRPGEIYFEGGQDFEYLNDAEKTASSRDKRGWKTVGDIGYLDEEGYLYLTDRRHHMIISGGVNIYPQEAENLLVTHPLVMDAAVFGIPDDEMGQSVKGVVQTVDPADATPEFAEELLGWLRDRLAHYKCPRSISFEPQLPRTDTGKLYKQELIAKYS
- a CDS encoding enoyl-CoA hydratase/isomerase family protein; amino-acid sequence: MIELPGGIRIGLDTDDLDDATFTLSESTGDDRRVVAVDSIADTLALLTERCGHWPQTAAVCDDVLRSVDPAASTLRGVITESLAYSTLQAGAEFARWLDERGPATAPHLPDPVRAHRDGNTLYVRFNRPQRHNAFSTDARAALLEALEVARLDPSVDEVILGGNGRSFCSGGDLAEFGSFADPVSAHLARTRHSPALVLDELTARLGRRCRAQVHGQVLGSGLEMACYCGWVSCDPDATLGLPELTLGLIPGAGGTVSITRRIGRWRMAYLVLTGRTIDPTTALSWGLVDEIVSVAAPA